The Aureimonas populi genome includes the window CCTGGCCTACGGCGCGGCCTTGGTCATGTTCCAGAAGACGGGCGCCTCGGCATCCATCTGCCCGCCCAGGGCCGCGCTGCGGACCGTGACGTTGTAGAACTCGCCCATGGGGATCATCGTCACATTGTCGATGATCAGCTCGTGCACCCGCCGGCCGAGCGCCACGGCCTCCTGCGCGTCGGCGGTGGCGGCGAGCTGGGCGCGCGCCTCCTCGATCTCCGGCACGTCGGGCCAGCCGAACCAGGCGGTGTCCCCGCCGGCGCGCGCACCGATGAAGCCGAGCGGGTCGGCCACGTCCGGCAGCACGTTGGTGGTGGAGAAGATGTTCCAGCCGCCCTCGGCGGGCGCGGCGCGCGAGGTGCGGCGCCCCACGACGCTCGCCCAGTCCATCGAGACCATATCGACGTTGAAGCCGGCATTGCGCAGTTGCTGGGAGAAGACCGGCCCCATGGGCGCGAGGTTGACGAGGTCGGTGGCGTGCATGAGGAGGATGGGCGTGCCGTCGTAGCCGGCCTCCTCCAGAAGCGCTTTCGCCCGCTCCGGCTGCGGCTCGACGATATCCTCCGCGCCGTATTCGCTGACATAGGCGCTGCCGCAGCCGAACACCGCCGGGCAGGTTCGCGCGTTGGCCGAGCCGCTGCCGACCTGTGAATCGAGAAGCTCCTGCTGGCCGAGCGCCAGGAGCGCCGCCTTGCGGATCTGCAGGTTGTCGAAGGGCGGGTGGAGGAAGTTGAGCCGGGCGAGGTTCTGGCTGCCCTGCTTGGGGTAGACGGCCATCTCGAAATCGGGATTGCCCTCCACCAGCGGCAGGAGGTCCTGCGGGATCTGTTCGAGGAAGTCGATCTCGCCGGCCATCAGGGCGCTCACCGCCGTCATCGGGTCGGGCATCGTCGTCCAGACGACGCGGTCCACATTGACGATTTTTCCGCCGGCAAGGCCGCTGGCGGGTTCTTCGCGCGGCACGTAATCCTGGTTCTTCTCGAACACGGCGCGCACGCCCGGCTGGTACTCGTCGGCCGCGAAGACGAAGGGGCCGGAGCCCACGGTGGAGGTGATCTGCTCGGAGACGGGCGTCCGGGCCACGGCCTCCGGGAACATGAAGGGCGCCACGCCGCTGGGCTTGCTCAGCGCCATCAGCCCGATCTCGGTCGGGGTCTCGAAGGTCAGGGTGAAGCTGCGCTCGTCCAGCACCTCCATGCCCGTCATGAGCGAGGTCATCACCTGCCCGAGTCCGTCGACCTGGCTCCAGCGCTCGAGGCTCGCCACGGCGTCGGTCGCCGTCACCGGCGTGCCGTCATGCCAGAGCAGCCCCTCGCGCAGCGTGAAGGTGTAGGTCATGCCGTCCTCGGACACCGTCCAGTCGGCCATCTGCGGCTGAACGTTGCCCGCCTCGTCGCGCGCGAGCAGGGTATCGTAGACCATGTATCCGTAGTTGCGCAGGATATAGGCGGTGCTGATGACCGGATCGACCGCGCGCAACGGGGCGTGCATCACCGCGGTGATCGTGGTCTCGGCCCTCGCGCCGCCGGCGGCCGCCGCCAGGCACAGGGAAAGGAACGTCGCCTTGAGAAAGCTGCGGCCGGAATTTCGAGCGAGCATGAAGCCCTCCACTGAACGGAACGGAGCATTTGTGACGATCCTCGCCACTCGTCATTCGCAACCCGTCTCCCGCAATATGCGTGCCATCGCGCGCCGTGCCGCCCCGCTGCTCCCAGGAAAATGAAATGCCATACTTATTTCAATGGATTATAGATCCATCGCACGGGCCGGCCCAACGATAGTGCGGCAGAATCCGGCCGGGACGCCGCCCGAAACGGGCGCGGGCGGCATCCGGTCTGCCCCTTTCACAGGCAGGTGACGCCGATCCGGGCTGGCGAGCCTCAGCCGGCCTTCAGCGCCAGCACGTCGGAAGACCTGGCGGACGCGGCCCGGAGCCTCGAGAGGTCGGCGGGCAGGATGGAGAAGCAGGAGCCGCCGAACCATTCGAGCGAGACCTCGGCATCCGGCGCCAGAACCGGCAGGAACGCCTCATAATCCACCGCGCCCTCGAACAGGCGTGTCATGCCCTCGCGCCGGCCGGCCGCGGCGTAGACATTGGCGGGCTCAAAGACGCCGAGATCGGACCGGGCGCGCACGTTCTTCAGGTGATAGTGGTCGATATGCTTCGCCAGGCGATCATGGGCTGCGAGAGGGTCGTCGCCCCCTTCCCAGACATGGAGCGTGTCGAAATTGACCTTCAGGGCCGGATGGTCCACCTCCTCGAGAAGCCGCAGGAGGGAATCGGTGGTGTCGGCGAGGGTTCCCGGATGCGTCTCCACCAGCAGCCGCAGGCCATGGTCTGCCAGATAGGCCGCCGCCATGCGCAGGCGGGCGGCGACATGCGCGCGCTCCTCGGCCGAGGTCGCGGCGCTGCCTCTGGTGCCCGCGAAGGTGCGCAGCCTTGGCGCGCACCAGCCCCTCGCCAGGCGGCAAAGCTGGGCCATGTGCTCGGCGAGGGTTTCGCGGGGCGCGTCCAGCGGCAGGTAGTCGCTCAGCATGGGCACGCGCAGGCCGTAGGCGTCCAGCCATTCGGCATGATCGCCGGGGCCCAGATTGCGCGCATGAATGCCCCAGAGCTCGATACCGTCGAACCCGCTGTCCCGGGCGAAACGGGCGATCTCGCGGATCGACAGGAGATGATGGCGAAAGCTGATCGTGCAGAGCGAGACCTTCATGCCGGGAGCGCCCCGCGCGCCCGCTCGCGCGGGGCGAGGCGGGGGCTCGCCGCCCGCCATGCCGCGTGGGCGGCGCCGAGCCGGCGCTTGATCGAGAACTCCAGGGCGTCCAGCTCGTCCAGCTTCTCCATCACCGGCGCCACCAGCGCCGCGTCCTCGCTCCTGGCGAGCTTGAGGACGGCGTAGTGCATGGATGTCAGGCCGTTCACCAGCACTTCGATCTCGTCGCAGATGGCCTGGAACTCGCTGTCCGGCCAGCGCAGGGCGCGCCAGAAGAAGGCGAAACCGTGCTCGTAGGCCCATTTGCGGATGGTGACGACGGGAAGCTCGCGCAGCGCCTCCCCGACATCGGCCAGCCGAAGGCCCCCGCGCCCCTCGGCATGGGCCGCGACGATGGCGCGCGTCGCATCGATCAGCGGGTTGGAGTCCGGGCGCAGGCACGCCTCGAAGAAGGCCGCCAGATCCTCGTCCCCCGGCGGATGGGCGAGCGAGGGATCGAACCGGTAGCCGCCGGCCACCGTGGGCTGGCGGATCGCGTTCAGCAGCTTGTCGCGCTCGATGGGGCCTTCCCAACGGAAGTCGGGGTCGCGCACCTGCCAGACGGCCGGGTCGTCCGTCAGCTCCAGCATGAGATAGTGCGGGAAGGGGTTCTGGTTGAACTTGTTCTCGCGCTCCGGCAGGTGGAACATGTCCAGCATCACCATGATGCACTCGCCCGGCGCCCGCTCTTGGAGGAGTTGCAGGAGGGTGGCGACGTTCTCCTCCTTGGAGCGGGAATGGTCGTACCAGGAGCGGAGCGGCACGCCGTAGAGCCGCTCGAACCAGTAGCGGAACGATTCGTGGTCCATCACGTCCGAATGATAGGCGAGCTGGAAACCGTCGGTGATGGCGAACTCGGCGTCCCAGACGAGGGCATAGAACGGCCGGTGGTCGATGCCGCGCTTCTTCAGCCCGTCGCAGACGCAACTGACGAAGCAGTGGATCTTGAGGTCGTAGGGCATCTCGCCATGGACGCCCTCCGACGGCGCCTCGGGCGCGCCGGCCGGAGCGTCCTGCCCCTGCGCCCCGGGCACGAGAAGCGCGGCGAGGTCGGCCACCGTCGAGACGTCCTGCCGGCTGATCGCCTCCTCCGAGACCGGCAGGTCCAGCGTCGTTTCCAGCGACAGGATGAGCTGGAGGAGCTGGACGGAGTCGAGGTAGAGATCCTCGTTCAGCCGGGCGTCCGGGCCGAAGAGGTCGAGATGGGGATGGCGCATCTCCTCGCGCAGGATCGTGCCGATGGCCGCGACGATGGTGTCCCGGTTCATGCCACGGCCTCCACCAGCCGGCCGCTGCGGTAGAGTTCGGCCACCTCGCGGCGCGAGATCTTGCCGTTGGCCTGGCGGGGGATCGCGCTCACCTGCACCGCCTCGCCGGGCACCTGGTGGCCCGCCAGCCAGCGGCGGCACCAGTCCTGAAGCACGCGGGGCGGCACGGGCGCCTCGGCGCTGAACAGGAGCGTCACGCGCTCGCCGGCGAAGGCGTCGGGCCGCGCGAAGGCCACCGCGTCGGTGATGCCGGGCATGGCCATGACCACGTCCTCCACCTCGCGCGGATAGACGTTGAGGCCCGACACGTTGATCGTGTCGTCCATGCGCGAGACGAAGATCAGCATGCCCTCGGCGTCCATGTAGCCGAGATCGGCGGTGTGGACCGCCCCGCTCTCGCCTTCCACCACGATCTCGGCCGGGGCCGCCGCGCTCGCCCCCGCCCGCACGCGGTGATGGGGCAAGGCGAAGCCCATCGCGTCCGAGCGGGTGAGATCGGGGTTGATGGCGATGCAGCCGGTTTCCGAAGAGCCGTATTGCTGGAAGAGATGGGCCACCCGCTCGCGGATGGCGGTGAACCAGGGGGCCGGCAGGAGCGTGCCGGAGGTCATGGCCGCATGGATGCGCTCGCCCTCTGGCATGAGGCGCGCCAGCGTGTGCAGCATGGCCGGCGAGGTGTAGAGGAGCGGCCGCTCGATCTCGCGCAGGCGGCGCAGGAGGTGCCTGGGATTGGTGGTGTCCACCACGACGGGCGTGCGCCCCCGCGCAAGGCCCACGAACAGCCCACAGATCAGCCCGTAGGAATGGGTGATGGGGCAGGCGATGACGGGCGTCATGTCGTCCGGGGCGGTGAAGGCGCCCACATAGCTCTCGATCTCGCGCTCCACCGCGCTCCAGCGCCGGGCGATGCATTTGGGTTCGCCCGTGGTGCCGGAGCTCATCTGCAGGAGCTCGCCCTCGCCTGGAACCGGCGGCGCGGCGCCGTCCAGCGCCTCGCCCGCCAGCTCGTCGAGGAACAGGCGATGGCAGCCGGCGCGTTCGGCGAGCCGCCGCGCCCCCTCGTCCGGCAGCGCCGGATGGATCGGCAGGAGCGTCACGCCCAGCCGGCGCGCGGCGAGGATGAAGGCGAGGGCGGTGGCCGTGTCCCGAAAGCGCATGGCGATGCGCTCTCCGGTGCCGCCGCGCAGGCGGGCGCCCGCCTCGATGCGGGCGATGGCCGCGTCCATCTCGGGCGCATCGATGATGCGTGCGTCGATCTCGATCATGAAACCTCTCG containing:
- a CDS encoding ABC transporter substrate-binding protein; amino-acid sequence: MLARNSGRSFLKATFLSLCLAAAAGGARAETTITAVMHAPLRAVDPVISTAYILRNYGYMVYDTLLARDEAGNVQPQMADWTVSEDGMTYTFTLREGLLWHDGTPVTATDAVASLERWSQVDGLGQVMTSLMTGMEVLDERSFTLTFETPTEIGLMALSKPSGVAPFMFPEAVARTPVSEQITSTVGSGPFVFAADEYQPGVRAVFEKNQDYVPREEPASGLAGGKIVNVDRVVWTTMPDPMTAVSALMAGEIDFLEQIPQDLLPLVEGNPDFEMAVYPKQGSQNLARLNFLHPPFDNLQIRKAALLALGQQELLDSQVGSGSANARTCPAVFGCGSAYVSEYGAEDIVEPQPERAKALLEEAGYDGTPILLMHATDLVNLAPMGPVFSQQLRNAGFNVDMVSMDWASVVGRRTSRAAPAEGGWNIFSTTNVLPDVADPLGFIGARAGGDTAWFGWPDVPEIEEARAQLAATADAQEAVALGRRVHELIIDNVTMIPMGEFYNVTVRSAALGGQMDAEAPVFWNMTKAAP
- a CDS encoding sugar phosphate isomerase/epimerase family protein — protein: MKVSLCTISFRHHLLSIREIARFARDSGFDGIELWGIHARNLGPGDHAEWLDAYGLRVPMLSDYLPLDAPRETLAEHMAQLCRLARGWCAPRLRTFAGTRGSAATSAEERAHVAARLRMAAAYLADHGLRLLVETHPGTLADTTDSLLRLLEEVDHPALKVNFDTLHVWEGGDDPLAAHDRLAKHIDHYHLKNVRARSDLGVFEPANVYAAAGRREGMTRLFEGAVDYEAFLPVLAPDAEVSLEWFGGSCFSILPADLSRLRAASARSSDVLALKAG
- a CDS encoding DUF6005 family protein, which gives rise to MNRDTIVAAIGTILREEMRHPHLDLFGPDARLNEDLYLDSVQLLQLILSLETTLDLPVSEEAISRQDVSTVADLAALLVPGAQGQDAPAGAPEAPSEGVHGEMPYDLKIHCFVSCVCDGLKKRGIDHRPFYALVWDAEFAITDGFQLAYHSDVMDHESFRYWFERLYGVPLRSWYDHSRSKEENVATLLQLLQERAPGECIMVMLDMFHLPERENKFNQNPFPHYLMLELTDDPAVWQVRDPDFRWEGPIERDKLLNAIRQPTVAGGYRFDPSLAHPPGDEDLAAFFEACLRPDSNPLIDATRAIVAAHAEGRGGLRLADVGEALRELPVVTIRKWAYEHGFAFFWRALRWPDSEFQAICDEIEVLVNGLTSMHYAVLKLARSEDAALVAPVMEKLDELDALEFSIKRRLGAAHAAWRAASPRLAPRERARGALPA